From the Candidozyma auris chromosome 2, complete sequence genome, the window CCACTGAGGAAAAGATCGAGACCATTGATACTTTCAAGTACTTAGGATTTCAGGGCAAAATTCGCTTGAAGAATCCCGAGGTCATATTCTCGGTTTTGGAAGAATACTATGTGTGTGGTCAAGAGAAGGCAGACAAACCTGAACACCTCTGGTTCGGTAGACAGGTCGAAATAAGCGCAAGATCCGAAGGGGTGGTAGAACAGtatgatttgaaaaagaggaaataTATCGGGACCACGTCGTTTGACGCCGAATTGGCGCTTGTCACTTGCAATATTGCACAAGTAAAACCCGGAAAGGTCATCTACGATCCTTTCACTGGCACGGGGTCCTTTTTGGTTGCAGGAGCATTCTTTGGCGGATATCCCTTGGGCACGGACATAGACGCCCGGTCAGTGCGAGGCAAGGGACCCAACAACAATCTCTATTCGAATTTCCGCCAATACGGTACGGCTCTGCAGTTTCTTGACGTGTGGATTATGGACTTCACGAACAATGCGCTTAGAAGGGATTTTGTGATAGACACAATTGTGTGTGACCCTCCTTATGGAGTGCGCGAGGGCCTTAAAGTATGTGGAGCGAGGGATCCGGCGAAGGCCGAAGGCAGAGAGCATCATATTGTAGAGGGTGAACTCGGTTACAAGCGTCGGGACTTCctttttccaaaaaaacCTTACCACCttgccaatcttcttgacgaCTTGCTTGAATTCGCGGCTGAGAGAATGCCAGTGGGGGGTCGTTTGGCATTTTGGATGCCCACTGCCAACGACGAGTTTGTCGAGCACCACATTCCACAGCATGAGCGCTTGGAGCTCTTGTATGTACTAGAGCAGGAGTTTAACAAGTGGTCTAGAAGACTTGTGGTGTTTGTCAAAAGAGACGAGAACTTCAAAGGCGAGACAATTAATCGCATGCGCAGTGAGGGAGTCACGCATTTTAGAGACCGctacttcaaaagctttaATGAAAAAAGCAAGCAGCCGTCATTTCCAGTTCAGGGAGAGGTCTAGGTCAAGCACCATACCTTGAAGGCTCTCCAAATCAAGAATTAGGGGGTGTTGCTGCGCCCGGGACCCCGACAGCATTTTGGTCAGAGGGTGAATAATAGGGAGAAAATTTAGCCTGCCTACATTGGGACCTCCTCAGATAAGCTGCTATTAACTGGTCTCTTGGTCGCAGGGATGCGCTTACAGTGCGTTGACTTGAGACATATTCGCTGTCTCTCGTAGGTGGTTCTGCGTCTGTCACCTGCACAAAGGtcttttgcacccattaCCGTGCGTCCGATGCATTTACAGGTCCCATGCTTTACAACAGCGCTACCCGAATATACCAGGCCTTGCAATTTATGCGTTTACAAAACCGAGGGGATTTCGATTATTTGGGTCTCCTTAGGAGACCCTGAGCTGTTTGATTGGACAATATTTTTGTTCCAGACTCAACTGAGGCAAAAACACCCTATTCTTGCTCCTTCCCGGTTACATTTCTCAGACCTAATTGTAATATAAATACTTGCCAAGGTACCCATTAAAAGTTACCTCACATATTCATTAATACTAGCTTAAAATGTCTCCTCCAACTATGGTCCAGAAGCCTGTCGGCAATGTCGACCTTAAGACTCCAGTAGTTCGTCTTGAGTCGAACTCTACAGACTCTCAAGTCAGTTTCGCTGACTGGGACAAATTCAATTTTGCTCCTATTAGAGAGTCCACTGTCTCGAGAGCCATGACCAAAAGATACTTTAAtgacttggacaagtaCACCGAGTCTGATGTGATTGTTGTTGGGGCCGGGTCGGCTGGATTGTCGGCTGCGTACGTATTGGCCAAGAACAGACCTGACTTGAAGATTGCCATCATTGAGGCCAGTGTTTCTCCCGGTGGTGGCTGCTGGTTGGGCGGCCAATTGTTCTCTGCGATGGTCATGAGAAAGCCTGCTCACTTGTTTTTGGACGAGCTTGAGATCGCATATGAGGACGAGGGTGACTACGTTGTTGTCAAACACGCTGCCTTGTTCATGTCCACTTTGATGTCCAAGACCTTGCAATTCCCCAACGTCAAATTGTTCAACGCTACTGCTGTTGAGGACTTGATCACTCGTCGTGACGAGTCAACGGGTGAATTGAGAATCGCTGGTGTGGTTACCAACTGGACATTGGTCACTTTGAACCACGACACCCAGTCTTGTATGGATCCTAACACCCTCAATGCCAACGTTGTGCTTTCCACCACTGGTCACGATGGTCCATTCGGTGCCTTCTGTGCCAAGAGATTGGAGTCGTTAAGACCAAAGAGCGCCAATGAGCCATTCGAGTTGGGTGGCATGAGAGGTCTTGACATGAACAAGGCCGAGGACGCCATTGTCAAGGGCACTAGAGAGGTCGCACCTGGCTTGGTCATTGCCGGTATGGAGTTGGCTGAGGTCGATGGCTCCAACAGAATGGGCCCAACTTTTGGTGCCATGGCGCTTTCCGGTGTCAAAGCCGCTGAGTCTGTTTTGAACGTGTACGAGACACGTAGGAAACAGAACGAAGCGTGCTACGGTGGATTGCAGAACTGAGCTACCCGAATTTTTGACGATTTATGTTTGCAATAAATTTTGATTCGAATCACTGGTGTAATGTAGCGATGAGTgcgattttgcagccatagTGTACATCGTGTAGTCATCTGTAGAGCGTAACTTTGAATTGAAGTTGTCACGAGGgagtgaagatgagaacTTATGAAAAGTAAGTCAGACATCACAGTTTTCCATGTCAAAGCAGTATCCTACTTGTGATTTCTAGGTGgtccttcaacaccaagaaACCTGCACACTGCGCCCTTCAAGTTGTAGTCAAGGTGGTGTACCGATATTTTCAACAATCATCTCTACTCAATCTAACCATGGCAATCGACAACCCTAGTGAGGATGCCTCGGAGAACTTTAAATTTTTTGGCTTAGGTGGTTGCAATGAGGTGGGTCGCTCTTCTCACATTTTAGAGTATAAGAACAAGGTGATTATGTTGGACTCTGGTGTTCATCCTGGTCTTAGCGGCATGAACTCATTGCCattctttgatgaatacGATCTTTCAAAAGTCGATATCCTTCTTATAAGTCACTTCCATTTGGATCACGCCGCGTCTTTGCCCTATGTCATGCAACAGACCAATTTTAAGGGCCGTGTTTTTATGACCCATGCCACGAAAGCCATCTACCGTTGGTTGCTTTCAGACTTCGTCAGAGTGACTTCGATGACAGGTGGAGGCGACGAAGGTAGAACTGAGAACAACTTGACGAATGCTGCTGGCTCTGCAAATTTATACACGGATGAGGATTTGATGACATCGTTTGAGAGAATAGAGACGATCGATTACCACTCTACTATCGAGGTGGACGGCATTCGCTTCACTGCTTACCATGCTGGACATGTTCTTGGTGCATGTATGtactttgttgaagtcgGCGGGCTCAAAGTCCTATTTACAGGTGATTActccagagaagaagaccgTCATTTGAAGGTTGCTGAGGTGCCCCCTACAAGACCTGACATCTTGATCACAGAGTCAACATTTGGCACAGCTACACACGAGCCAAGGCTAGAAAAAGAGGCACGCTTGATGAAGCTTGTCCACTCCACTATTCTCAAAGGTGGTCGGATTCTTTTTCCTGTATTTGCATTGGGTAGAGCACAGGAGCTTCTCCTTATTCTAGAAGAATATTGGTCACAGAACAAGGACATTCAGAACATCAATATATATTATGCCTCCAACCTCGCAAGAAAATGTATGGCTGTGTATCAAACGTACACAAGCGTCATGAATGATAGCATCAAACTAAACCCAACTGGGTCGTCAAAATCAAACCCTTTCGATTTCAAGTTTATAAAGTCTATCAAAAGCGTGGACAGAGTCCATGATATCGGCCCCTGCGTGGTCGTAGCTTCTCCTGGTATGTTGCAGAGCGGTGTGTCTCGACAGCTTCTCGAAAGATGGGCTCCAGACCCTAAGAATGCTGTGATAATGACAGGCTACTCCGTTGAAGGAACCTTGGCAAAAGACTTGTTGAGAGAGCCTACTGCGATCCCATCAATAACCAATCCAGACATGTCTATCCCTCGTCGCATATCTGTCGACGAGATTTCATTCGCAGCACATGTAGACTTCATTGAGAATTCCGGTTTTATAGACGAAGTCagtccaaaaaaaattatttTGGTGCACGGTGACAGTAACCCGATGGGAAGACTTAAATCGGCATTGCTTAGTAAGTATCTGTCCAGAAAAGGCACAGAGGATGAGGTCAAAGTGTTTAATCCTAGAAATTGCGAAGAGGTTCTCATTGGATTCAAAGGTGTCAAGATCGCTAAAGTTGTTGGGAGACTTGCACAAGCTCAAGTTGAATTGATCAACAAAGCactcaaagaagagacaaaaAGTCCAAAgattgaagttgttgaagatggcgTTTCCAAGGATAAGGATATGGTTgacaaaaatgaaaaagaggatGCTAAGGAGAGCAAGACAATCGAGACTGATGTACAGATTTCAGGAGTTCTCATCTCCAAGGATTTTGATATGAACATAATGAGTCTTGAGGATTTGTCTGAATTCTCCCAGTTGAGTACATCTGTCGTCAAGTCGAATGCTAAACTCAAGGTACATGCAAATGTTTCGTTGGTAGAATGGCACTTGGAACAAATGTTCGGTCATATTAATGTTGTGATTGACGACAATCAGACATGGGAGTGTATTATCATGAATATGATTTATATCACTGCCAACAAGGCAGAGTCAGACGCACTAAATGTGACAGTTGAATGGATCAATGATAATTTGATGGGTGATTCTCTCGCTGATAGTATAGTTGCAATTCTTCTATCCATTGACTCGTCTCCAGTATCGGTGAAGATGACGTCTCAGCATTGCTCTCATAACCATAtcaaaaaggaagaggatACCGATATGGTGAAGCAAGAAGCCCCAAAGAAAGCGCACGCCAACACTGATATTGCGAGCCGAATCAATCGGATCACTTCGCTCTTGAAATCACAATTCGGAGATTCTATGAAATC encodes:
- the THI4 gene encoding thiamine thiazole synthase — its product is MSPPTMVQKPVGNVDLKTPVVRLESNSTDSQVSFADWDKFNFAPIRESTVSRAMTKRYFNDLDKYTESDVIVVGAGSAGLSAAYVLAKNRPDLKIAIIEASVSPGGGCWLGGQLFSAMVMRKPAHLFLDELEIAYEDEGDYVVVKHAALFMSTLMSKTLQFPNVKLFNATAVEDLITRRDESTGELRIAGVVTNWTLVTLNHDTQSCMDPNTLNANVVLSTTGHDGPFGAFCAKRLESLRPKSANEPFELGGMRGLDMNKAEDAIVKGTREVAPGLVIAGMELAEVDGSNRMGPTFGAMALSGVKAAESVLNVYETRRKQNEACYGGLQN
- a CDS encoding tRNA (guanine-N2-)-methyltransferase yields the protein MPRVYRISELIAWSTGMKDYIISFAQAFPNFRVAELESLADLNGINIDLSGHDEKKPFMKVQLQDDEQARRLIKRSILAKGIYELWGEGNDLASLHESIKANASEKFETYRHNTFRFDFVSFMGAKTTEEKIETIDTFKYLGFQGKIRLKNPEVIFSVLEEYYVCGQEKADKPEHLWFGRQVEISARSEGVVEQYDLKKRKYIGTTSFDAELALVTCNIAQVKPGKVIYDPFTGTGSFLVAGAFFGGYPLGTDIDARSVRGKGPNNNLYSNFRQYGTASQFLDVWIMDFTNNALRRDFVIDTIVCDPPYGVREGLKVCGARDPAKAEGREHHIVEGELGYKRRDFLFPKKPYHLANLLDDLLEFAAERMPVGGRLAFWMPTANDEFVEHHIPQHERLELLYVLEQEFNKWSRRLVVFVKRDENFKGETINRMRSEGVTHFRDRYFKSFNEKSKQPSFPVQGEV
- a CDS encoding cleavage polyadenylation factor subunit YSH1 — protein: MAIDNPSEDASENFKFFGLGGCNEVGRSSHILEYKNKVIMLDSGVHPGLSGMNSLPFFDEYDLSKVDILLISHFHLDHAASLPYVMQQTNFKGRVFMTHATKAIYRWLLSDFVRVTSMTGGGDEGRTENNLTNAAGSANLYTDEDLMTSFERIETIDYHSTIEVDGIRFTAYHAGHVLGACMYFVEVGGLKVLFTGDYSREEDRHLKVAEVPPTRPDILITESTFGTATHEPRLEKEARLMKLVHSTILKGGRILFPVFALGRAQELLLILEEYWSQNKDIQNINIYYASNLARKCMAVYQTYTSVMNDSIKLNPTGSSKSNPFDFKFIKSIKSVDRVHDIGPCVVVASPGMLQSGVSRQLLERWAPDPKNAVIMTGYSVEGTLAKDLLREPTAIPSITNPDMSIPRRISVDEISFAAHVDFIENSGFIDEVSPKKIILVHGDSNPMGRLKSALLSKYSSRKGTEDEVKVFNPRNCEEVLIGFKGVKIAKVVGRLAQAQVELINKALKEETKSPKIEVVEDGVSKDKDMVDKNEKEDAKESKTIETDVQISGVLISKDFDMNIMSLEDLSEFSQLSTSVVKSNAKLKVHANVSLVEWHLEQMFGHINVVIDDNQTWECIIMNMIYITANKAESDALNVTVEWINDNLMGDSLADSIVAILLSIDSSPVSVKMTSQHCSHNHIKKEEDTDMVKQEAPKKAHANTDIASRINRITSLLKSQFGDSMKSVSQSELVITIGKNEAKVDLNKLAVECGSRVLKDRVENIIKRGARLAAPLSYQQKMVSA